The genomic stretch GCCTCCTCATCGCGCCCGGCCAGACCAGCAACGTGCTCCTCACCGCCAAGCCCACCTATCCCGGCGCCAGGTACTACATGTTGGCCCGGCCCTATAGCACCACGCGCCCAGGCACGTTCGACAACTCCACGGTCGCCGGCGTGCTCGAGTACGAGCACGATCCCTCCAGCCCCACCTTAAACAAGAACCTGCCTATCTTCACGCCCACGCTGCCCCAGATCAACGACACGAGCGCCGTGTCCAACTACACCGCGAAGCTGCGCAGCCTGGCGAGCGCCGCGTACCCGGCGGCGGTACCATTAACCGTGGACCGGGAGTTCTTCTTCACCGTCGGGCTCGGCACGCACCCATGCGCTGCCGGCGTTCCCGTCAACGGGAGCACGTGCCAGGGCCCCAATGGGACGGCCCGGTTCGCGGCGTCCATCAACAACGTCTCCTTCGTGCTCCCCACCACGGCGCTGCTGCAGTCGCACTACACGGGGATGTCCGGCGGCGTGTACGCCTCAAACTTCCCCTTCGCCCCGGCGAACCCGTTCAACTACACTGGCACGCCGCCCAACAACACGAACGTGATGAACGGGACCAGGGCGTTGGTGCTGCCGTTCGGCGCCGCCGTGGAGCTGGTGATGCAGGACACGAGCATCATCGGCGCCGAGAGCCACCCGCTGCACCTGCACGGCTTCAACTTCTTCGTCGTTGGCCAGGGGTTTGGGAACTACGACCCGGCGAGCGACCCGGCCAGGTTCAACCTCGTTGACCCCGTCGAGCGCAACACCGTCGGCGTCCCCGCCGGCGGCTGGGTCGCCATCCGCTTCCGCGCCGACAACCCAGGTTTGCTGCTTCAGTGCTTCCCCTGCCATGATTCCACACATCGATATGCATGCGCGCCATTGACGGAATTCTCATATATGACCTGGTTTCGCATTCTTGCAGGTGTGTGGTTCATGCATTGCCACTTGGAGGTGCACATGAGCTGGGGACTGAAGATGGCGTGGCTGGTGCTGGACGGCAACCGTCCGGAGCAgaagctcccgccgccgccggcggatcTCCCAAAATGCTAGACGTGAAAATCAAGAACCACTGGTACCAAGAAGATTGAATTGGTTGTTTCATTGCCTCCGCCTGACATTGTTATCCACAACAACCTTTAACTGCGCTTTGATCGTGTTTGCTCTCGCGCCCGTGTCCAGCGAGTTGGTCGGGATGATTTCTTTCCTATAGTGATGTGTTTTTTCCCTTCTAATTGATTTCGCAGGCGATTGGCCGTGTTTGTCAGTGTTATGAGGAATTTTCTTAATTTGCCGGGCTTCTTGTAACTGAAAGCTCGAGTGTGCGTTTTGGTATCTCGTATGTATCCAGAATATATGCTTAATAAATAAAGTCTagatttctttctctaggaaataTTGTCCGCATAAAAGTCCGATTACATACTTCATTAGGAAAGCAGTGTGTGCATATGTTAACAAACCCCTTTTCAGACATCTAAAATTGTACACTGGTGAGTCTGAATTGGACTCTTTGATGTGCAGTTAAAAAAATGTTATTTACATACGGGACTTACATGGAGATGAGGATGGTTTGGACGTTATTCAAAAATTTCAACCAACTAATGACCTAGTATGAAGGACTAGCTTGGCCCAGTGGTGAAGTACCGCCACTGGGTCTATCCTTAATGaccttttttgagaaacacattacAAACGTAGATGCTCACATACACTCGTATACACCCATCCCTATAAACTcatacacgcacaccctacccctatgagcacctccggaagactgagccggtggattggatcttgaaattgacgaagtcaccactgacgcctcgttgtcgacgggaacgtcgcctcccactgaatgaatattccgcctttatgagaaacACATATGTTAAACCTggtgtttgaactctggtgggctgggggtacaaccaccctcctaaccacccaacctcaggttggttatcTATCCTTAATGACCTTGTATCAATGGAAGACAACTTTTTAATAAAGCAATAAGAAAACTTTTTAATAAAACAACAAGCCCCCTCGCTATTTTTCATTAAAGAAACCGCCACCAATTACACAATCTGCAAAACAATAAAGCAAAACAAAGAAAGGAAAATGGCACGTAGTTTTATTAATTAAGCAGCCTAAAGGAAAAGAAACTCCAATGCAGCTATGGATGATCTGGAATAATACTATTTTCACTTAAGATAACATGAAGAAAATGAATTGGGCTGAGAACTATACATGCAAGTTGTCTCCCACTGATGAAGCCATAAATCATCTGTTTTTAGTGCTCTACAACTGTCTATATTTGGAGTACAATTAGCTCTACTATTGGTGGTTATACTATATCTACTTGCTTCACTCAATATTTTGGGCGGATGATACAGCTTCGTCCACTAAGAAGTAATATGCATGCTTTTCAGGAGGTGTCTGCTCTTGTTAACAACCTAAAAACAAGTGAGAGCCTTATAAATTTCGAAGGAGGGACTATAGTTCGAGACTTAGCATGTTAGCGTGCAATATCACCCGACTGATAACTTAATATTGATGTGCCTCCTTGACATGCAGATCCAACCACGTTTACAAGGTGCCTACTCAAACTACTTGTTCAAATTAACTTGACCATTTTCATGCATTTTTTTAACTTAACATGTAAGTTAACTTGGTTAGttgaataaaaaaattaaacggTTTTGTTAGGTCACAACCAATTGATTTTTTTCCTGAATCGAGTAAGAAAAGTGAAACCTCATTATGTGCCCGACCAGATGGCCATATTATCGCCATGACCAGCTGGCCATCTCACAATGTGGACTCGTTATAGTCCTCCTAGAATCTAAGGCATGTCGCATCAGGGTTGGTCCATATATTGTGTGGGCCCTATGCTAAATTTTTAATTATAACTCAAAGTTTAAAGCATAATTGGTGTTCTTCGACccctaaacaagatatatttgttttcTTGCATATCTAGTATATGAATCATTGTAAGAACCAGTTGGCCAAACGCTTGGCAGGTTTGTAATTAAAAAGTCAAACTATTTagttaaataaaaaaaatcagtgaGAGATATGAAGAATAACACCTAAACAGATCATAGGAAACAGATACCCACAAAATAAATGGTGGTCGGTTGATTTGAATCATTACTATCTATCCTAGCACTAGTAAATTCGGAAACCCCAAATGTACCCTGAGTTACATGGCTCTTGTtttcttttcaaaattcaaattcaatatttgAAGTGTTAAAAAGTATCAAAAAATTCTAGGTGTGGCCAATGATGCGCTCTACCACTGTGCAAAAATCTCAGGATGAAATAcgttgtattctaggctacacaaaaatgagaaATTCTGATAAATGTTGGAGGTTTCATATTTTGTACTGCTCACTATTTCAGACCCACGATTTTTTGAATTGTGCATAGCCCAAAATACTATTATGAAATGCACAATGATATAGTACACCATTGTCTACCTCTAGAATTTTTGTTCATAATTTTTAATATTATGAAATGCCATTTTCGATTTTTAGAAAAAAAGGGCTATATGTAACCTGAGCTCCAAAATGCCACATACTATAAAAAAACTCTCAGTAAATGTCATGTTATAAAACTTCGACAACTTTTGGTTTCAACAAACCATGCCCGCACTAATAGTTATGCGTAGAGAACTGCCAAAAACATCGACAGATAATAGTGTTACCATTCATTACTAGACCCTGGTCATCAATATAACTACATATTTTGACGACTGGTTTTACTAAGAAGGATTATGTACATCAAACAACAGAATGCAACAACAACATACCAGGTCAGTCTTGCTTACCTCTACTAGCTTCTCAGCAGGTTGTTTGCATATAGGACATTTATCTGATGGAAGCCTTAGAGTTTATGCACATTTGTTACGCATACTCTATACAAGATAGGACCAATTAGATAACATCATTACGAAATAAAAGTAAGATGTAAGAAAGCAAAAGTGGAACTACACACTATGGCGAATTCTCTTACCAAATGCCTAAAACTACAAGGAAAAACAACATCTGTCCTTCGTTCCATGATGCAAATGACACATTTTCACCCCATATGATCAACTTTGTCTTGAAGAACATCGGCTTTAGTGGAGTGGGAAAACCCATATATTTCTTTTAATTCATATCATACTTCATCAACAAGGCTGGTCCATGGATTTTGTGGGACCTAGTGAGACACGACACCAGGGCCGGCTTTGGCTATAGGCGACCATGGGCAACGCCCATGGGCCACCGTCTGGAGGGGGCCCCTCAACGCATTTGTCCTCAGTCCTCTATGCATTCATGCAGAAAAAAATAAAAGGGCCAATGGCCTATGATCCCAGCGAAACGTGAAGAGAAAAGCCAGGGAGAAGAACCTCGCTCGCCGACGCCTCGCGCCCTTGCCCAGTCGATGGACGCCTGGACTCCAAGTTCCCAGATCGCCAGCGCGAGGCCTTGCAGATCTTTTTCTTCCACTATTGATTTCTCATGCTTCTTACTGTTTACGTAATTCCTTCCAATGATCCGCTCCCAGGGCCTGCCTTCTCTATCTTATTTGTTTACAAATTATAATTTGTGTGATCCGTCGCAGGTAATTCCTTCGTATCATCCTTTGTAAATATTGTGAGAGATTTATTAAATTTCTTCATAATATTAGGTGTTCCAATGCCAAAACGGAAACATAAATTGGGTAGTTTGAAAAGGAATGAAAAAAAAGAGTGAATCAACTTATCGAATCACAAAGTGGTGCTTTAAATAGATATTTTTCGGCAGCAAGTAGTGTTGATGCCCATGACAATAATCAAACGGAAGAATCACGTCGTGAAAAAGATGATGACCAACGGTTTAAGTACAGATCATGAGGTCAATGTGTAGCCTTTGGATGACAGTAAGTAACTAGTATCTATTTTTGTAATGTAACTTACTAACTAtaatttgttgaattcaaatgcATATCTTGATGTTGATGTCAATGATGACAGTGCAGCTGATAATTTGCAGGCTTCGCCTGATGCTCCGAATGGTGATGAGCAAGATCATTCTCTTTTATCTATAGATGATCCCAGAACTAAAGCATTATTATCAATGGATTCATTGGAATTTGGTTTTATTTGAGGTAATAAAACTAGCAGGAAATACTACTTGTTATATTTTGCTACTCTATTTTGTCTTCCTATCATTATAGGACATTGCTTAGTATTTAACAATTATTTATAGACATCTCAGACTATAAGTGTATGGTTGGATGTTAATTTTCAATATTTTGCAAGTAAAACTAGGCACATAAATATCTATATACAGTTGTATGCGTACATATATATATGTTAGTCTTATGGCCTCTTTCATCAGCTCGCCCAAGGGCCACGCGAAAGATAGAGCCGGCCCTGCACGACACTAAGGGTCCCTTCTTCACAGTGGCGGAGCGGGcaagggggccatggcccccctacTCCAAAAAAAATGCTTAAAGACATCTCTAATATTTATGCTAAATGTTTAAATGTTACGCAAAGTGTAAGCATGATTGGTGTTCCCCGTCAAGCTCCGCCACTTGATCTCATACAGAAGACTTGAAAACATATTGATATTTCACAAGAGAAATATTACTGCAACAGAAAATTAAATAATCTGTGCATTTGGTAGATCCATGGTTTTGTTATGCACTTGTCATAAATTCCTTGATAAGGGTTGGTGTTTTCTGCACATCTGGAAGGCCAGAAAGAAACCGGTTCCATTGAGAGAAAATATTCAGAAAGGATGAAGTGTTTTATTTTGGGTAAAGAGTAGTCTACACTTTGCGCCATCTCTattttttggaattattattctaACATGTTGATCGATCAGTGTACGTACACTGGCCATGCACGCATGATCGGCAGCTGGTACGTGAAGCATCCTTTTCGTTGCTAGATCATGCTTGGGAGCATCTAAAAAAAGATCATGCTTGGGTGCATGGTGCAAACGAACCTTTTCACTTACTCTCATAAACCCACGAGAAGCCAGCATCCTGCATGCGCATGCAGTTCCCGCATGAAGAAAAGAGCGGTCGACGTGGACACTTCACTCGCCGGCCCTGGTCACGCGCGCTTGCCGTCAAAGGATGCTCCCACGATGGTTGGGGCAAATTGACGGCTCAGGAGAAGGAGAAAGAGACCCTCGCAATCGCAAAGCCATGGCTGCTCTCGGAGTGTCTGATTGTCCGAACGAGACGACGTACCCGCCGGTTATATATGTGTCGTCCCGGAGACCGGCAGGTCGGTGCTCCGGGCAGCTCAATTATGTTTTGTGAGCTACAACCTGGTGGAAATATTTGGTGGGCGCTTACGGACGTAACGCACTGAGTAGCTTTCTCTCTAATAAATCTATGAAGACACtgattttgcaataagatcagttATGTACTTATGTTCATTCCATACTAATCCCTCCCTCCTCAAGTAAGTGGACATTTATGGTAGCCACAGTGTATACTACATAGAGGTTTCAAATCTTGTGTTTGGCTTTTGGTATTGGTTCCTACCATATattcactagtggaaaatagggctttcgtgggagccttttgtcgcgggcgtgactgcacccgcgacaaatggcgtgGCCACATCGCCCCGAAACCCTTTGGAGCGGgccgggccttttgtcgcgcccttttgtcgcgggccatatcacaacccgcgacaaaaggggtctgaggttTGGCGCCTCCTGCTGGCACCCTTTTTGTCGTGGGTCGTAATACGCCGCGACAAAATGGTCATGCCTATATATATACAcggccagccccccccccccccacctccctacatttttttttcttggtggtgaaaggtggggGTTATGCTAcctttttttcttcatgtgcacaagaggtgtttgatgaaatgtttgtgagggatgtcacttgattttatttgataagatttcttctccttttgatcctaaaaggttagcaactattttctcgtatacataattcatacaatactaattttagcaaggtgattgcatctgatacataattgtacttatgatgcagatgagtcatccatggatgtacggtaaccgatgtgctcccgctttcagagagggcgtgaattctttcctgcttgtggccgaggccaacaagtcgaagcaaggttttatgtgttgtccatgtctgaaatgtaagaacgagaaggattactcttgctcaagagacattaagagccacctgcttcggtttggattcatgtccagctataatgtttggaccaagcacggagaaggggttatgatggaagatagCGATgtagaagaagataacgatgaccagtaccgatctatgttctctaaatgcgatgataccgcaatggaagacaatgaagaagaaggaggtgaagagcaggcaccagatgatcctgttgatgatgatcttcgtcgggtcatttctgatgcaagaagagagcgtggcacggataaggagatgttgcagttcgacaagatgttagaggaccaccacaaattgttgtacccaggttgtgaagatgggcagagaaagctgggtagcatattggaattgctgaaatggaaggcagaggtcggtgtgactgactcgggatttgaaaaaattgatgataatattaaagaagttgtttccaagaaataacgaattgtccgtcagtacgtatgaagcaaagaagcttgtctgccctctaggattagatgtgcagaagatgcatgcatgcatgcattaatgactgtatcctctaccgcggtgagaagtacgagaatttgaataaatgcccgatatgcggtgcattgcggtataagattagaaaatatgaccctggtgatgttgagggcgagccacccaggaagagggttctgcgaaggtgatgtggcatgctcccataataccacggttgaaacgtttgttcagaaacaaagagcatgccaagttgttgcgatggcacatggaagaacgtaagaaagacgcgatgttgaggcaccccgctgatggtcggcagtggagaaacatcgggagagagttcccgaattttgcaggtgaggcaaggaacttatggtttggtctaagtacagatgacatgaatccttttggggagcagagctgcagtcacagcacctggcccgtgactctatgtatctacaacattcctccttggttgtgcatgaagcggaagttcattatgatgtcagtgcttatccaaggcccaaagcaacccggcaacgacaacatggcatggcaatgagattccagctggctatgctcgtgtcggggtggatacaGTTGTACCGACGTGGGAGTCATTGGAGCTCGTAATCGCTGGAGGTGATGGCTGGGATACACTCGGAAACGTACTAGGAGAAATCATTCTTTGGGAAAGGAAAAACATCAAGCTTCCAGGCATGGCAACCTCTACTAGTCGTCCcaccaggtcaccatcacctcctccaaatGATcgaaggccaccatcacctcctccgactgatcacatgtcgccaccatcaccccatgactttgaccaccacatccctagtccatctccatctcctgcgCTGCCGCCTGcagcgcccactaagactcggaatgcacccaagcGGAAGCGTGTGAAGAGTCATGTCCGCAAAATGTCGCCCCTACCAAGAGGTTCCCCCCCTGCTTACGATACTACCGAAGAGGAAACTGAGGCCGCTGTCAAGAAACACAATTATGAACATTTTCATAAGGAGAAACCCAAGGCCCCAGcaccatacacagagaagcaaaaaGCATATGCTCTTAGTTttttgaacacaccatcgcaatatgacttacacgagaagaaggatgactatacacgcacacttGCGAAGGTAATTTAGGACAAGAAGGATAGTGCTAGTAAGAATAAGGATAGTGCTGGTAAGaagaaggatagtgctagcacgagcaaatcatcagcaagaagtgtagccgggaagaaatcaagttcaataagtgcacccctcaaggccaagcaagcgaCGGCGAGCGGAAAAGGAAAGGAAGTttcccagctcggacaacaaggcCAAACAATTGATCCCACCACTCAAAGTCTTAgctgttcccaaggtgtaccggGAACATGGTGgtatcaatatggaagaagctgcaaagctagcggctgactTGTGGATGTACCGTGGAGGATTTGCTGAATGCCGCAGATGCTGTATTACCCATTGCTTATACAACTCCtacatttgtctacggggccgagttGGTCAGCAAAGAgaggctgcataaactgccaacgcatatgaggaatttgcatcagtggtaccttaatGCTTGCAAGGAGAACACAAGTTTCATCGTGGCGGATATCCCAGGAGATTATTACTTCCGAAGGGAGCAGATCCATatggagatgaatgaactctagcagttattcaatttagacgccctcgacaaatctctcatgagttgctactgcttgtaagttgttaactacatataagttcatgttcattcagttgttcctgttcattgcatatactcattatatcatatgtgttctcttatgcagactaaAGATGGTTGAATGCAGCCGTAATAACGTGTACaatgttgggtttgttgacccagataaagtacatcatgaAACCGTAAAGAATAAAATCGAAGAAACGGTGGAAAACCTAACGAGGTTTATAGCGGAGCAAAGCTTCTGTGATTCGATActctttccttacaactacatGTGAGAGTTTTACTGATCTATTGTGCACATTccgtttttcttactcgatgttaagtctaATTCATGACGTctatataaacatgtgcagtttccactggattctgctaaacaTTAAAGTTGATAAGGGAATTGTTGAAGTAAGCGACCCATTGAATAGAGgcctggacgggttccgcgacttgcaggAGATTCTCCAGACGTAATTTCAATCATtgtcgcgctatatctttcgtgagatatcaattaatcatCCATTCATtctatcattcttttgcctggcagggtttgGAAATCTTTCAAGGAGATTATTACGGGTGAGCACTTCGCAGAACAGCTAACATTTACTAttgtaccgtgcgcccagcagccacaggggatgaatctatgtggatactacgtttgcgaatccattcgcatgttaaccactgagaagcacaacGATAAtacattcaacgtaagcaataacattcacaactttaatttattatcgtcaatatttcgttatcaagattgatataatcatattcatctcattttcctatataggtcaaCTACATGCGGGAGAACCTCCAACCACAGGAACACATACTAGGAATTACGGAGGAACTGGCGAGATTTCTATTAACAAAAGTAATAGATGACAACGGCCGGTTTAGTCCAAAGAGGCGTCGGTAGTAgggagctccatgtatatgtatTAGTTCGAATAGACGACGGGCTTTTGTCCCGGTAGTAGTAAGCTCCAtgtatatgtgtaaggggaatctacgaatagacttttgcttttaatatttgtttgctcgatctatatataataaatgaacgtgtacaacttgtaGTAGCTTATAAaagtatgcaacttttattttaaaaagaaaaaataaaacaaaccaGGGGCGgtgctgaaagtgcatggagcccccatgtgtggttttggtaattaatgacaatccctatggactaatgtttgcattgagttatatttgtacgagttgtccataggcaatgcttgaaccatatgttggcttcaaggttgcattaagaagaaattgatgaaggatatcaagtatcaagtatgtcttgaagatgaagatgaagtgagccctcaaagttaacttcaagacatcaacatgatgaagaatgaagaaattaagtgcaagttcaagatgagccatctctaatagatcatttgcttgaagcttgccatccatatggtgatcatggatatgtgaagatgtgccgaagaagaagctctcccatggtggattatgggggagcaatccacaagacttcatcaagcaagcacaatgaagaaaggcgttccatcttgttgtgatcaagatcgtcttcatcaagctcaagaggaacgcgcaaggttaaggtttgctcttgatagggtttctttcttaccggtctcatggtgtagttggagaccggtttatagtttagttgccgtactatcaagagggctctcgagtgagtaactcgatcgcatcgttcggagagagctcaaacctttgcatccttgcatcatatttcttgtttgttatttggatcttatccatgtggtgatttagagcttgtggttatttccatagcaagctctagttcatcgaaaacggattccgcatgaatcacttgttgcgttttcgatattggagtttttctcggtttctcgtattgagaggtttcactctaaaatacatagaaaaacctaccccacttgttattaagcttttcactctttgtggggtagctcttgtcatcttctttacaacaaaattggtttcacctaaatccgagtttcctaactcaagttgttgcattttcgaggttggaggttttaccggtatgtcttttttagataggt from Lolium rigidum isolate FL_2022 chromosome 4, APGP_CSIRO_Lrig_0.1, whole genome shotgun sequence encodes the following:
- the LOC124707618 gene encoding laccase-12-like isoform X2, whose product is MPALVAAVTRKYHFDVQMTSVTKLCSTKSIVTVNGQYPGPTLFAREGDHVEVNVVNNSPYNMSIHWHGVRQLLSGWYDGPAYITQCPIQPGQSYVYRFQIAGQRGTLWWHAHVSWLRATVHGPIVILPPAGVPYPFPTPDHELPVIFGEWWRNDTEAVIAQALLSGGAPNVSDAFTINGLPGPLYGGCAGKKEDAFTLRVRPGKTYMLRLINAALNDELFFAVANHTLTVVDVDALYVKPFAVDSLLIAPGQTSNVLLTAKPTYPGARYYMLARPYSTTRPGTFDNSTVAGVLEYEHDPSSPTLNKNLPIFTPTLPQINDTSAVSNYTAKLRSLASAAYPAAVPLTVDREFFFTVGLGTHPCAAGVPVNGSTCQGPNGTARFAASINNVSFVLPTTALLQSHYTGMSGGVYASNFPFAPANPFNYTGTPPNNTNVMNGTRALVLPFGAAVELVMQDTSIIGAESHPLHLHGFNFFVVGQGFGNYDPASDPARFNLVDPVERNTVGVPAGGWVAIRFRADNPGVWFMHCHLEVHMSWGLKMAWLVLDGNRPEQKLPPPPADLPKC
- the LOC124707618 gene encoding laccase-12-like isoform X1; the protein is MSVLRCSLLMAAALVLCATAVPGAKAVTRKYHFDVQMTSVTKLCSTKSIVTVNGQYPGPTLFAREGDHVEVNVVNNSPYNMSIHWHGVRQLLSGWYDGPAYITQCPIQPGQSYVYRFQIAGQRGTLWWHAHVSWLRATVHGPIVILPPAGVPYPFPTPDHELPVIFGEWWRNDTEAVIAQALLSGGAPNVSDAFTINGLPGPLYGGCAGKKEDAFTLRVRPGKTYMLRLINAALNDELFFAVANHTLTVVDVDALYVKPFAVDSLLIAPGQTSNVLLTAKPTYPGARYYMLARPYSTTRPGTFDNSTVAGVLEYEHDPSSPTLNKNLPIFTPTLPQINDTSAVSNYTAKLRSLASAAYPAAVPLTVDREFFFTVGLGTHPCAAGVPVNGSTCQGPNGTARFAASINNVSFVLPTTALLQSHYTGMSGGVYASNFPFAPANPFNYTGTPPNNTNVMNGTRALVLPFGAAVELVMQDTSIIGAESHPLHLHGFNFFVVGQGFGNYDPASDPARFNLVDPVERNTVGVPAGGWVAIRFRADNPGVWFMHCHLEVHMSWGLKMAWLVLDGNRPEQKLPPPPADLPKC